Genomic segment of Streptomyces sp. NA02950:
CAAGTCGGCTTGGCGTCACCACTGACGGGACGGACGGGCGCGCCCCGTGTCTCCTCACTCCGAAGGGTGATTTTCACTCAAGCCCGCGCTCCACGCCCAGGCGAAGGTGCCCGCCTATGGGCGGGTGGAGCTGGAGCCCGAGGTGCGTGTGGTGGTGCAGGAGCTGGAGGCCGGCACCTACCGCGAGGTGGCTACGGTCACGGGCAAGCAGTCCGTCCCGGTCGCTGGGGAGTTCACCGTCGACCTGGACATTGCCGCCCTGCTCGGCGACCTGCCGGACTGAAGGGGACCCTACCCCTCCGGGTAGAAGACGAAGAGCGTGCAGCCGGTCGTCGTCTGCGGGATGTGGGAGGAGCCGGCCGGGGCGTGGATGAAGGAGCCCGCCGGGTAGTCGCGGGCGCCGTCGTTGAAGGTGCCGGAGACGACGAAGACCTCCTCGGGGCCGGGCTCATGGACGTCCAGGCCCTCCCATGAGCTGCCCGGGTCCATTTCGAGGACATGTGCCTTCGCCCCACTGTCGCCGGTCCACAGCGGGCGCAGCCGGATGCCCGGGAAGAGCTCCTTCACCGGTGCGTCCGCGACCGCTGTCCCTACGTATCCGTCGGTGAGGTTCATGCCCTCAGCGTGTCACGGCGCTGGGGGCGGGTGAAGGCATGAGCCGGTTGCTCGCGCTACCTGGTTCCGGCCCGTGCGAAGCCCATGCGAACGGGAAACGGAAGGGCCGCCGTGCCCAGGTACGCGGGCACGGCGGCCGGGATACCGCAGGGCTCGAAGGGCGTTACTCGACGACCTTCAGCAGCTTGTTCGGGGTGCCCTCGCCCGGGTTGGTGATCTTGTCGGCGGTGGCACCGCCGGTCAGGGCCTTGGCGACGTCCGCCGGCTTGGCGTCCTTGTGGCCGCTGAGGTAGACGGCGGCGGCGCCCACGACGTGCGGGGTGGCCATCGAGGTGCCCGAGATGGTCTTGGTGGCGTCGTCGCCGCTGTTCCAGTCGGAGGTGATGTCCGAGCCGGGGGCGTAGATGTCCACCACCTTGCCGAAGTTGGAGAAGTCCGACTGCTCGTCCTTGTCGGTGCTGGAGGCGACGGTGATCGCTTCCTTCACTCGGGCCGGGGAGCTCTGACCGGCGTCGCTGGACTCGTTGCCCGCCGCCACCGCGAACGTGACACCCGCGTCGATGGCCTTCTTCACGGCCGCGTCGAGCGCCTCGTCGACACCGCCGCCCAGGCTCATGTTGGCCACGGACGGGCCCTCGTGGTGCTCGGTCACCCAGTCGATGCCCGATACGACCTGCTCGGTGGTGCCGGAGCCCTCGTTGTCCAGGACGCGCACGGCGACGATCTTGGCTTTCTTGGCGACACCGTGCTCGGCACCGGCGATGGTGCCCGCCACGTGGGTGCCGTGGCCGTTGCCGTCATCGGCGTTGTCGTCGTTGTCGACGGCGTCGAAGCCGGACTTGGCGCGGCCGCCGAAGTCCTTGTGCGAGGTGCGCACACCGGTGTCGATGACATACGCGGTGACGCCCTCACCCGCGGTGTCCGGGTAGGTGTACTTCTTGTCGCCCGTGGTGTCTTCCTGGTCGATCCGGTCCAGTCCCCAGGACGGCGGGTTCTCCTGGGTGCCCTTGATCGTGAACCGGTGGTTCTGGATCACCTTGGCGACCGACGGGTCGGCGGCGAGCCGCTTCGCCTCGGTCTCGCTCAGGCTGTTGGCGGAGAAGCCGTTGATCGCGGAGTCGAAAGTGCGGCGCAGCTGGCCGCCGTACTCCTTGGCGAGGTCCTTGCCCTCGGAGGCGGCCTTGATGGACTTGCCGCCCTTGAGCATGACGATGTAGCTGCCGTCCACGGCGTTCTTGGACCCGGCGCCGTAGATCTTGCCCTCGGCGGGGGCGTTGGTGGCGGCTCCGGCCGGAATGGCCACGAAGGCACCGGCTGTGACGGCGGCCGCCGCGGCGACGGCGAGACCGACGCGACGCGCGTTGCGCTGCTTGTGTGCTGCCATGACGAGGGAATCCTCCTCGTGTGGTCGTGGGGGGAATCGCACGGAGTGCGCGCACCGGGAAGCGAGTGGGGTCGCCCCGGGCTGACTCGAAACCCTGACCGATTGACGCGGCCAATTCAAGATCTCCCCGCAGGTGTGACGCAGACAACTCCCGCCATCATGACGATCAAGCCAAATCCCTTTACATGTAAGGGGCTTGAATCGAAATGGTAGGGCTGTCCCCCCTCCCCGGGGTGGAGGGAACGGCCCGCCGGTTCACCGGCCAGCAGGATGGGGAGCCGCACCCCCGCGGCCTAGCGTTTTTCCCGGTGGCGGCACGGGGTCGCTGCCACAGGAGAAGAGGACGTCGTGGCGGATACGGAGCCCTTGGAAAGACCGCGTGGCATAGCGGCCCGCGCAGGCAGTTGGAGCGCCCGGCACCGGTGGACGGCGGTCGGAGGATGGGTGCTGCTGGTCATCCTCGCCCTGGCCGTGGGGTCGATGGCCGGACGGGTCGATGTGTCGGACAGTGAGCAGGTACCCGGCGAGGCCGGGCGCGTCTCGCAGATTCTCGACACGGCGGGCATTGACGAAGTGGCCGGTGAAACCGTCCTGATCCAGGCCAAGGGCAACGGCACCACGGCGGACGACCCGGAGTTCCACAAGGCGGTCGACGCGGTGATCGGCGCGGTCCGCGGCACCGGCGAGGTCACCGCCGTGAAGTCCCCGTACCGGACCAAGACCATCTCCGCCGACCGGCGCTCGGCGCTGGTGCAGTTCGATATGCGCGGCGACGCGGAGAAGGCGTCGGAGCACATCCAGCCGGTGCTGGACGCGGTGGACAAGGCGAAGGACGCCCACCCCGGCCTGCTGATCGAGGAGTTCGGCGACGCCAGCGGCCAGAAGGCGTTCGACGACGCCTTCGGCGACGACTTCCAGCAGGCCGAGTACTCGGCCCTGCCGGTGGCCCTCGGCATCCTGCTGATCGCCTTCGGCGCCCTGGTGGCCGCACTGCTGCCGGTGGCACTGGCGATGACCGCGTTCCTGGCCACCACCGGTCTGGTGGCGGTGGTCAGCCACTGGGTGCATATGAGCGACACCGCCAACTCCGTGATGCTGCTGGTGGGTCTGGCCGTCGGCGTCGACTACTGCCTGTTCTACCTGCGGCGTGAGCGCGAGGAGCGCACCGCCGGACGGGACGCCGAGACCGCGCTACGCATCGCCGCGGCAACCTCCGGCCGGGCCATCCTGGTCTCGGGTGTCACGGTCATCGTGGCGATGGCGGGCATGCTGTTCACCGGTATCGCCGAGTTCAAGGCGATGGGCCTGGCCACCCTGATGGTGGTGGCGGTGGCGATGGTCGGCTCGGTGACGGTGCTGCCCGCACTGCTCTCGCTGCTCGGCGAGCGGGTCGAGAAGGGGCGGATGCCGTTCCTGGCCCGCGCCAAGCGCAGGAGCAACGGTGAAAGCCGCGTCTGGCGCGCGGTGCTCGGGCGGGTGCTGCGCAGGCCCAAGCTGTCCCTGGCGCTCGCGGGCGGTGCGCTGATCGCCATCGCCGTACCCGCCGTGAGCATGAACACCGCGAACCTCACCATGGACCAGGAATTCGGCGACCGGCTCCCGGTCGTGTCCGCCTACCAGCACATCGACGAGGCGTTCCCCGGCGGTCCCGACCCGGCCGAGGTCGTCGTCACGGCGGACGACATCAACGCCGCACCGGTGCGCGAGGCCATCGGCCGCTTCCGCGCCGACGCGGTGGCCAAGGGCGCCTCCAAGGGCCCGGTCAAGGTGACCGTCCACACCGAGCAGAACGTGGCCGTC
This window contains:
- a CDS encoding cupin domain-containing protein is translated as MNLTDGYVGTAVADAPVKELFPGIRLRPLWTGDSGAKAHVLEMDPGSSWEGLDVHEPGPEEVFVVSGTFNDGARDYPAGSFIHAPAGSSHIPQTTTGCTLFVFYPEG
- a CDS encoding S8 family peptidase, which codes for MAAHKQRNARRVGLAVAAAAAVTAGAFVAIPAGAATNAPAEGKIYGAGSKNAVDGSYIVMLKGGKSIKAASEGKDLAKEYGGQLRRTFDSAINGFSANSLSETEAKRLAADPSVAKVIQNHRFTIKGTQENPPSWGLDRIDQEDTTGDKKYTYPDTAGEGVTAYVIDTGVRTSHKDFGGRAKSGFDAVDNDDNADDGNGHGTHVAGTIAGAEHGVAKKAKIVAVRVLDNEGSGTTEQVVSGIDWVTEHHEGPSVANMSLGGGVDEALDAAVKKAIDAGVTFAVAAGNESSDAGQSSPARVKEAITVASSTDKDEQSDFSNFGKVVDIYAPGSDITSDWNSGDDATKTISGTSMATPHVVGAAAVYLSGHKDAKPADVAKALTGGATADKITNPGEGTPNKLLKVVE
- a CDS encoding MMPL family transporter; this encodes MADTEPLERPRGIAARAGSWSARHRWTAVGGWVLLVILALAVGSMAGRVDVSDSEQVPGEAGRVSQILDTAGIDEVAGETVLIQAKGNGTTADDPEFHKAVDAVIGAVRGTGEVTAVKSPYRTKTISADRRSALVQFDMRGDAEKASEHIQPVLDAVDKAKDAHPGLLIEEFGDASGQKAFDDAFGDDFQQAEYSALPVALGILLIAFGALVAALLPVALAMTAFLATTGLVAVVSHWVHMSDTANSVMLLVGLAVGVDYCLFYLRREREERTAGRDAETALRIAAATSGRAILVSGVTVIVAMAGMLFTGIAEFKAMGLATLMVVAVAMVGSVTVLPALLSLLGERVEKGRMPFLARAKRRSNGESRVWRAVLGRVLRRPKLSLALAGGALIAIAVPAVSMNTANLTMDQEFGDRLPVVSAYQHIDEAFPGGPDPAEVVVTADDINAAPVREAIGRFRADAVAKGASKGPVKVTVHTEQNVAVLQVPLIGGSDEKKSEKSLAVLRDEVRPATLGAVDGVEAPIGGSTASSKDFNDKLGSAVTPVFAFVVVFAFLLMLMSFRSLTIAVTSIALNLLSVGAAYGILTAVFQHGWGAGLVGAEGVGAIVSWLPLFLFVILFGLSMDYHVFVVSRIREARLAGRTTKDAVVHGVVTTAGVVTSAAVIMVAVFAIFGTLSMQSMKQMGVGLAAAVLIDATVIRGVLLPAVMALLGERNWYLPTWLRWLPDLTHDEAALTRPPAPVPAGASPGYGTDLGDRPRHARV